A region of Lycium barbarum isolate Lr01 chromosome 3, ASM1917538v2, whole genome shotgun sequence DNA encodes the following proteins:
- the LOC132632651 gene encoding iron-sulfur cluster assembly protein 1-like, with the protein MLKHIGNRVWGLGHQSSVTRGVLPRLYHERVVDHYNNPRNVGSFDKNDPTVGTGLVGAPACGDVMKLQIKVDDKTGKITDACFKTFGCGSAIASSSVATEWVKGRQMEEVLSIKNTEIAKHLSLPPVKLHCSMLAEDAIKAAVKDYEVKKAKFSGGAESASTEKAADA; encoded by the exons ATGTTGAAGCACATCGGAAATCGAGTTTGGGGATTAGGGCACCAATCATCGGTGACCCGAGGTGTGTTACCGAGGCTATATCATGAAAGAGTGGTGGACCATTACAATAATCCACGAAATGTTGGGTCTTTTGATAAGAACGACCCGACAGTTGGTACGGGTCTTGTCGGGGCTCCGGCTTGTGGTGATGTTATGAAGCTTCAAATCAAGGTTGATGATAAGACTGGGAAAATTACAGATGCTTGTTTTAAGACCTTTGGTTGTGGTTCTGCTATTGCTTCTTCATCTGTTG CAACTGAATGGGTTAAAGGGAGACAGATGGAGGAAGTACTGTCCATAAAGAACAC GGAGATAGCAAAACATCTGTCCCTTCCACCTGTTAAACTGCACTGTAGCATGCTCGCTGAGGATGCAATTAAGGCTGCTGTGAAGGATTATGAGGTGAAGAAGGCAAAATTCAGTGGCGGCGCAGAAAGTGCGTCAACAGAGAAAGCAGCTGACGCTTGA